In a single window of the Acetivibrio clariflavus DSM 19732 genome:
- the rimI gene encoding ribosomal protein S18-alanine N-acetyltransferase: MGINNIEISRLTLEDIDDLMVVEKLSFTIPWSREAFIEEITNNKFARYIVAKVNGKAIGYAGFWKVFDEGHITNVAVHPEYRRIGVGYMLVKSLIDMAEEESISRMTLEVRKSNIPAQNLYAKFGFQVEGFRKEYYADNKEDAIIMWRENS, from the coding sequence ATGGGCATTAATAATATTGAAATTTCCCGTTTAACTCTTGAAGATATTGACGATCTTATGGTGGTTGAGAAACTGAGTTTTACAATACCATGGTCCAGAGAAGCCTTTATTGAGGAGATAACAAACAATAAATTTGCCAGATACATAGTCGCAAAAGTGAATGGAAAAGCGATAGGATATGCAGGTTTTTGGAAAGTTTTTGATGAAGGACATATTACCAATGTGGCAGTACATCCTGAATACAGAAGAATAGGTGTTGGATATATGCTGGTGAAAAGCTTAATTGATATGGCTGAAGAAGAGAGTATATCCAGAATGACTTTGGAAGTTAGAAAAAGCAATATTCCGGCTCAAAACCTATATGCGAAATTCGGTTTTCAAGTTGAAGGATTCAGGAAAGAGTATTATGCCGACAATAAAGAAGATGCAATTATTATGTGGAGAGAAAATTCATAA
- a CDS encoding PadR family transcriptional regulator: MESNLPLTEAIFYILLAVRKPNHGYGIIQEVTEITGGRVILGPGTLYGAINSLLSKKWIKLYSEDKTSRKKKEYLITDDGKEVFYKEVKRLEELIHNSKLMEESV, from the coding sequence TTGGAAAGTAATTTACCCTTAACTGAAGCAATATTTTATATTTTGCTTGCTGTAAGAAAACCCAACCACGGATATGGAATCATTCAGGAAGTCACTGAAATTACCGGAGGTAGGGTAATACTCGGCCCCGGTACACTATACGGCGCTATAAATTCCTTACTTTCGAAAAAATGGATAAAGCTATACAGCGAAGATAAGACCTCTAGAAAAAAGAAGGAATATCTGATTACCGATGACGGTAAAGAAGTCTTTTATAAAGAGGTAAAGCGATTGGAAGAACTCATTCATAACTCAAAATTAATGGAGGAATCGGTATGA
- a CDS encoding FtsH/Yme1/Tma family ATP-dependent metallopeptidase: MRNKRNISIFCIVVLAIIVGIAFYFERDNSVPMPYADFYNHVKNGNVVSAEIGRDRVRFYLKGEQEKYSTDNPELDSFKEFLLLNGVEVSSEENIDEILVTVTDMIFNVIFFGIIIFGVYKLISYRKNTFKVIRDNKTKFSDVAGMEDLKREMLQAVDILKNPQKYAEKGIRPINGIMLEGSPGNGKTLFARALAGEAKVNFIATKATDFQSAIMSIGPAKIKALFRKARANKPCIIFIDEFDGIGEKRYFSGAGIDKENNRIITAMLNEMDGFTREEGVMVIAATNNYKALDEALVRPGRFDKKYTVPNPDYNTRIELINIYTRKKKLSQSVSIEKLAAQFDGLSCSQIETVLNEAAMVASGDGREDITENDIIEAIRRICNISTVRETRRTK, from the coding sequence ATGAGAAATAAAAGAAATATCTCAATTTTTTGTATAGTTGTACTTGCTATTATTGTAGGAATAGCTTTTTATTTTGAAAGGGATAATTCTGTGCCTATGCCTTATGCTGATTTTTATAATCATGTAAAGAACGGCAATGTGGTTTCAGCGGAAATTGGGCGCGACAGAGTAAGATTCTATTTAAAAGGAGAGCAGGAAAAATACAGTACCGACAATCCGGAATTGGATTCTTTCAAGGAGTTTTTACTACTAAATGGAGTTGAGGTAAGCTCGGAGGAAAACATTGATGAAATTCTGGTTACAGTTACCGATATGATTTTTAACGTCATTTTTTTCGGGATTATAATATTCGGTGTATATAAACTTATCAGTTACAGGAAAAACACCTTTAAAGTTATTCGTGACAATAAAACTAAATTTTCGGATGTTGCAGGCATGGAGGATTTAAAGAGAGAAATGCTTCAGGCTGTGGATATATTGAAGAATCCGCAGAAGTATGCAGAAAAAGGGATACGTCCGATAAACGGCATCATGCTGGAAGGAAGTCCCGGAAACGGAAAGACGTTGTTTGCAAGGGCATTGGCAGGGGAAGCCAAGGTCAATTTCATTGCAACGAAGGCAACAGATTTTCAGAGCGCAATTATGTCTATAGGGCCTGCCAAAATTAAGGCTTTGTTTAGAAAAGCCCGTGCAAACAAACCTTGTATAATATTTATAGATGAATTTGACGGAATAGGTGAGAAGCGTTATTTTTCAGGAGCAGGAATTGACAAGGAAAACAACAGGATTATTACTGCAATGTTAAATGAAATGGACGGTTTTACCCGTGAGGAGGGGGTTATGGTTATTGCCGCCACCAATAACTATAAAGCTCTTGATGAAGCATTAGTGCGTCCGGGAAGATTCGATAAAAAATATACGGTTCCTAATCCCGATTACAACACTCGAATTGAGCTGATAAATATATATACAAGGAAAAAGAAGCTTTCTCAGAGTGTGTCGATTGAAAAATTGGCAGCCCAGTTTGATGGATTAAGTTGTTCTCAGATAGAAACAGTTCTTAATGAAGCTGCAATGGTTGCCTCTGGTGATGGACGAGAGGATATAACCGAAAATGACATTATCGAAGCGATAAGAAGGATATGTAATATTTCAACAGTCAGAGAGACAAGAAGAACAAAATAA
- a CDS encoding aldo/keto reductase, with translation MSIDFDKISKLGFGMMRLPEKDGEVDIQRVCNMVDDFMKKGFNYFDTAYVYHGGKSEVVVREAVVKRYPRDAFYLATKLPAWEMKKAEDCDRIFNEQLERAGVDYFDFYLLHSIEEGNNYDTYIKYNCFEWGIEKKKKGQIKHFGFSFHGSPKLLDKILSEHPEVEFVQIQLNYADWISPIVRSGELYEVLRKYNMPIIVMEPVKGGMLANITPDLESILKKHRPDKSVASWALRFVGSLEGIMTILSGMSNEEQVKDNLETFENFEPLRDEEKQVLDEVAKALIKQPTIQCTSCRYCCDGCPEKISIPDIISALNTMRMYGEDARPRFFYNNLMDRSGRASQCISCGQCESVCPQHLPIIEAMKEASKIFDR, from the coding sequence ATGAGTATTGATTTTGATAAGATTTCGAAATTGGGATTCGGAATGATGCGTCTTCCGGAAAAAGACGGCGAAGTAGACATCCAGCGGGTATGTAATATGGTGGACGATTTTATGAAAAAGGGCTTCAACTATTTTGATACAGCCTATGTCTACCATGGAGGAAAATCTGAAGTGGTGGTTAGAGAAGCAGTTGTAAAACGTTATCCGCGAGATGCCTTTTATCTTGCCACAAAGCTTCCGGCATGGGAGATGAAAAAGGCTGAGGACTGTGACAGAATATTTAATGAACAGTTGGAACGGGCAGGAGTGGACTATTTTGATTTCTACCTGCTGCACAGTATAGAGGAAGGAAATAATTATGATACCTATATCAAATATAATTGTTTTGAATGGGGAATCGAAAAGAAAAAGAAGGGCCAAATAAAGCACTTTGGATTTTCTTTTCACGGATCGCCGAAACTGTTGGATAAGATTCTTTCTGAACATCCGGAAGTGGAATTTGTGCAAATTCAATTGAATTATGCAGACTGGATTAGTCCCATTGTTCGTTCCGGAGAACTGTATGAAGTACTTAGAAAATATAATATGCCGATTATTGTAATGGAACCGGTCAAGGGAGGCATGCTTGCAAACATTACACCGGATCTTGAATCGATACTGAAAAAACATCGGCCGGATAAAAGTGTTGCTTCCTGGGCATTGCGGTTTGTTGGTTCTCTTGAAGGTATTATGACAATATTAAGCGGTATGTCCAACGAAGAGCAAGTTAAAGACAATTTGGAGACGTTTGAGAATTTTGAGCCTTTAAGGGATGAAGAAAAACAAGTTCTTGATGAAGTGGCAAAGGCTCTCATAAAACAGCCAACCATTCAATGTACTTCATGCAGGTATTGCTGTGACGGATGTCCGGAGAAAATCAGTATTCCTGACATAATCAGTGCACTGAACACAATGCGGATGTATGGCGAGGACGCCAGACCACGCTTTTTCTATAATAATTTGATGGACAGAAGCGGCAGAGCAAGTCAATGCATAAGCTGTGGACAATGCGAAAGTGTATGTCCGCAACATCTGCCAATTATTGAAGCAATGAAGGAAGCTTCCAAAATATTTGACAGATAA
- a CDS encoding DUF6056 family protein — protein MKYLLDKVKKLYVWDYFPFIILALGMFLFHFSIDLGWGDDSYYITMLNKNNLNILPFIVNRYYNWSSRLIIESFLIILVHFEWLWRILDTAIMVLIAVSISKLIPSCDTRLKNWIITSFVFIYPINHMNSAGWIATTMNYSWPLAFGLFSMIPIKKILFDEEIKNFEYIFYILAILFALNQEQMCAIIFSVYLVFTVYLFFKKKPNLFMIIQSLLSIISMIFILTCPGNYARKIAEVGKWFPEYPNISFLQKTEIGYSSALFEFIMTPNKIFTLFSGLLLICTIITKKKSLHKIIAVIPLASNIIFGYPKGLLLESSPIIAYVKYSITEYGTGFKIFSIDTWLPDYIITLVLICILFSLYIIFDNKKYSILLTFIFLLGFASRFIMAFSPTIWASRERTFIFMYFSIIICSVILFQVILDSKSKKFIAFSTGIIGSIATFEYLNLIF, from the coding sequence ATGAAATATTTGCTGGATAAAGTAAAGAAGTTATATGTATGGGATTATTTCCCTTTTATAATTCTCGCGCTAGGAATGTTTCTTTTTCACTTCAGCATTGATTTAGGATGGGGAGATGACAGTTATTATATAACCATGCTGAACAAAAACAATTTAAATATTCTCCCCTTTATTGTAAACCGTTATTATAATTGGTCCTCAAGATTAATAATAGAATCATTTCTCATAATATTAGTTCATTTTGAGTGGCTATGGAGAATATTAGATACAGCTATAATGGTTTTAATCGCAGTAAGTATATCAAAGCTAATTCCAAGCTGTGATACCAGGCTAAAAAATTGGATAATTACAAGTTTTGTATTTATCTACCCAATCAACCATATGAATAGTGCAGGATGGATAGCAACAACAATGAATTATTCCTGGCCGCTTGCTTTCGGATTATTTTCCATGATACCAATAAAAAAAATACTTTTCGATGAAGAAATAAAAAATTTCGAGTATATATTTTATATATTAGCAATACTCTTTGCACTAAATCAGGAACAAATGTGTGCAATTATTTTTTCAGTATATCTAGTGTTTACAGTATATTTATTTTTTAAGAAAAAGCCAAATTTGTTTATGATTATCCAAAGTTTATTAAGCATTATCAGCATGATATTTATACTCACATGCCCTGGTAATTACGCCAGAAAAATTGCAGAGGTAGGAAAATGGTTTCCTGAATATCCCAATATATCATTTTTACAAAAAACTGAAATCGGATATTCATCTGCTTTATTCGAATTTATTATGACTCCAAATAAGATATTTACATTGTTTAGCGGATTATTATTGATATGTACTATAATTACCAAGAAAAAATCTTTACATAAAATAATAGCAGTTATACCATTGGCTTCTAACATAATATTTGGATATCCAAAGGGACTATTATTAGAATCATCTCCTATAATTGCTTATGTTAAATATTCAATAACTGAATACGGAACCGGCTTTAAAATATTTTCTATTGACACTTGGTTACCGGATTATATAATAACCTTAGTCTTAATATGTATTCTATTTTCATTATATATTATATTTGATAATAAAAAATATTCAATTCTATTAACTTTTATATTTTTACTTGGCTTCGCTTCACGCTTTATAATGGCTTTTTCTCCCACTATCTGGGCTTCTCGCGAAAGGACTTTCATATTTATGTATTTTTCAATTATAATTTGCAGCGTGATTTTATTTCAAGTAATTCTAGATTCAAAATCGAAAAAATTTATTGCATTTAGCACAGGTATCATTGGTTCTATTGCAACTTTTGAATATTTAAATTTAATCTTTTAA
- a CDS encoding IS256 family transposase, producing the protein MATKDIMPLIEEIFKYYGHVKDGDFMRDLMALILNKLMEAEVTAKIGADKYERTEERNNQRNGVRIRPYNTRLGTIDLKIPKLREGTYFPSFLEPRRMWEKALVNVVQEAYVHGISTRKVDELVQALGMEGIDKSKVSRISQELDEYVTQFVNRKLTIKYPYLWLDATFPKVREGGHVENMALVVAVGVNENGEREILGFDVGLTESGPFWTEFLRRLVNRGLHGVQLVISDSHEGLKKAISEVLGGCSWQRCRVHFMRNVLSQVPRKQQGMVSAIVRTVFAAPDQKTAKNQLYTVVEQLKGRFPKAMEVLENGCENVLQYMEFPREHWAQLHSTNPLERLNREIRRRTDVVSIFPNRESVIRLVGSILIEQHEEWQIGRRYFSKESMNKLVKPAIGTYSLAPEALLHK; encoded by the coding sequence ATGGCTACAAAAGATATAATGCCACTAATCGAAGAAATTTTCAAGTATTATGGACATGTAAAAGATGGAGATTTCATGAGAGATCTGATGGCTTTAATACTAAATAAGTTGATGGAAGCTGAAGTGACTGCAAAAATTGGTGCAGATAAGTATGAACGTACAGAAGAAAGAAATAATCAAAGGAATGGTGTCAGAATCAGACCATATAATACCCGTCTTGGTACCATTGATTTAAAAATACCTAAACTTCGTGAGGGAACCTATTTCCCAAGTTTTCTAGAGCCTAGGCGTATGTGGGAAAAAGCACTTGTTAATGTTGTTCAGGAAGCATATGTCCATGGTATAAGCACCCGAAAAGTGGATGAATTAGTTCAGGCACTTGGTATGGAAGGTATTGATAAAAGTAAAGTATCACGCATAAGCCAAGAACTTGATGAATATGTTACTCAATTTGTAAACCGTAAATTAACAATTAAATATCCATATTTGTGGTTGGATGCAACATTTCCAAAAGTACGGGAAGGTGGACATGTAGAAAACATGGCATTGGTTGTAGCAGTAGGTGTTAATGAAAATGGTGAACGTGAGATTTTGGGTTTTGATGTTGGACTTACAGAAAGCGGGCCATTCTGGACAGAGTTTTTACGCCGACTTGTAAATCGTGGATTACATGGAGTCCAACTTGTTATTAGTGATTCTCACGAAGGGTTAAAAAAGGCGATTTCAGAAGTTTTAGGAGGTTGTTCGTGGCAAAGGTGTCGAGTGCATTTTATGAGGAATGTATTAAGTCAGGTGCCACGGAAACAGCAAGGTATGGTATCAGCAATAGTAAGAACAGTATTTGCAGCACCGGACCAGAAAACAGCTAAGAATCAATTATATACAGTTGTAGAACAGTTAAAGGGAAGATTTCCGAAAGCAATGGAAGTCTTGGAAAATGGATGTGAGAATGTGTTGCAGTATATGGAGTTTCCGCGAGAACATTGGGCACAGCTACATTCCACGAATCCATTAGAAAGACTAAACAGGGAAATACGGCGAAGAACTGACGTGGTAAGTATATTTCCAAATCGTGAATCAGTAATAAGATTGGTTGGATCAATATTAATAGAGCAGCACGAGGAATGGCAAATTGGTCGAAGGTACTTTAGTAAAGAATCAATGAATAAGTTGGTAAAGCCTGCAATTGGGACATATAGTTTGGCCCCAGAGGCATTATTGCACAAATAA
- a CDS encoding DUF2812 domain-containing protein, which yields MAKQGWELSKKSFKYEFRKVEPSNNIIKIDFRTFKNNRNFKDYIALIIYSGWEHISGNKYSGTQYFKTVNESGEDYTFSDIYLKDV from the coding sequence ATGGCAAAGCAAGGATGGGAGCTGAGTAAAAAATCTTTTAAATATGAGTTTCGTAAGGTTGAGCCCAGTAATAATATTATAAAAATTGATTTTCGCACTTTTAAGAATAATAGAAATTTCAAAGATTATATTGCACTTATTATATATAGTGGATGGGAACATATATCTGGTAATAAGTATTCAGGAACACAATACTTTAAAACAGTCAATGAGAGTGGTGAAGATTATACTTTTTCGGACATTTATTTAAAAGATGTTTGA
- a CDS encoding DUF2812 domain-containing protein, which produces MKIFRLYYDMDEEVNWLHKMSSNGWALKDFFLGLYTFVPCEPGEYIYQIDLLDDHGDEQDYLEFLEDSGVEVVARWFRWVYLRKKAEDGPFEMYTDIDSKINYYTKVKKFFQTALILEIICLLIELGAALTTKSPIYWLLAILIGIIALALLRMVWKCQWKIEQLNREK; this is translated from the coding sequence ATGAAAATATTCAGATTATATTATGATATGGACGAAGAAGTAAATTGGTTACACAAAATGTCATCAAACGGATGGGCCTTAAAAGATTTTTTCTTAGGTTTATATACATTTGTTCCGTGTGAACCCGGCGAGTATATATATCAAATCGATTTACTTGATGACCATGGAGACGAACAAGACTACCTTGAATTTTTGGAAGACAGCGGTGTTGAAGTAGTTGCTAGATGGTTCAGATGGGTTTATCTCAGAAAAAAAGCTGAAGACGGCCCTTTTGAAATGTATACCGATATAGATTCAAAAATTAATTATTACACTAAAGTAAAGAAATTTTTTCAAACAGCTTTGATACTAGAGATTATATGTTTACTAATAGAACTCGGTGCAGCGTTAACTACAAAAAGCCCGATATACTGGTTACTGGCAATACTAATTGGTATTATTGCTTTGGCTCTTCTGCGTATGGTTTGGAAATGTCAATGGAAAATAGAGCAGTTAAACCGCGAAAAATAA
- a CDS encoding amidohydrolase → MLLIRNGKILTMTGIDYDNGYVLIDKGKIIEVGEGKKSLRGKKDLEIIDAEGKYVLPGFIDSHCHIGMWEDAVGFEGEDGNEMTDPVTPHLRAIDGVYHLDRCFREALENGVTTVVTGPGSANVIGGQFAALKTFGRRIEEMIIKEPVAIKVAFGENPKTVYNERKQAPSTRMATAAILRENLMKAKEYMQLWDEYNKDKENADKPEYDIKMEALLKVLRKEIPIKAHAHRADDILTAIRIAKEFDVRITIEHCTEGHLIKDILLEEGVSAIVGPMLTDRSKVELRNMSVKAPGILSKAGVKTAIMTDHPCVPIQYLSLCAALAVREGMDEKEALKAITINAAELTEIDERVGSIEKGKDGDIIIMDGHPLEFRTRVVTTIINGQVVYERKE, encoded by the coding sequence ATGCTGCTTATAAGAAATGGAAAAATACTCACCATGACAGGTATTGATTATGACAACGGATATGTTCTGATAGATAAGGGTAAGATAATTGAAGTGGGAGAAGGCAAGAAGAGTCTCAGGGGTAAAAAAGACCTTGAGATTATAGATGCAGAAGGCAAATATGTTTTGCCCGGATTTATTGATTCCCACTGCCATATAGGAATGTGGGAAGATGCTGTGGGGTTTGAAGGAGAAGACGGAAATGAAATGACAGACCCTGTGACACCGCATTTGCGTGCAATTGACGGTGTATATCACCTTGACAGGTGCTTTAGGGAAGCGTTGGAAAACGGAGTTACCACTGTTGTAACCGGTCCTGGCAGTGCCAATGTTATAGGAGGGCAGTTTGCTGCGTTAAAGACTTTCGGAAGGCGAATTGAAGAGATGATAATTAAGGAACCGGTTGCTATAAAGGTGGCTTTCGGTGAAAATCCCAAAACAGTATATAACGAGAGAAAACAGGCACCTTCAACCCGTATGGCGACAGCCGCCATTCTCAGGGAAAATCTTATGAAAGCTAAGGAATATATGCAGCTTTGGGATGAATATAACAAAGATAAAGAAAATGCGGACAAGCCGGAATATGATATAAAAATGGAAGCTTTGCTTAAGGTTTTAAGGAAAGAAATTCCTATAAAGGCCCATGCTCATAGGGCTGACGATATTCTAACGGCTATAAGAATTGCTAAAGAGTTCGATGTAAGAATTACAATAGAGCATTGTACTGAAGGACACCTTATTAAAGATATTTTGCTGGAGGAAGGAGTATCGGCCATTGTAGGTCCTATGCTTACCGATCGTTCAAAGGTGGAACTTCGCAATATGAGTGTTAAAGCACCGGGGATACTTTCAAAGGCAGGAGTAAAAACTGCCATAATGACAGACCATCCCTGTGTTCCTATCCAGTATCTTTCTCTTTGCGCTGCATTGGCGGTAAGGGAAGGAATGGATGAAAAGGAGGCCCTCAAAGCAATTACAATCAATGCCGCTGAGTTGACGGAGATTGACGAAAGAGTGGGCAGTATTGAAAAAGGTAAAGATGGGGATATTATAATAATGGACGGACACCCTTTGGAATTTAGGACAAGGGTTGTTACAACTATAATAAACGGACAAGTTGTTTATGAGAGGAAAGAATGA
- the tsaE gene encoding tRNA (adenosine(37)-N6)-threonylcarbamoyltransferase complex ATPase subunit type 1 TsaE: MKQIKTYSQDETVQVGKALGSILEKGDVVLLSGDLGTGKTALTKGIASALGVEDYITSPTFTIVNEYSAEVPLYHFDVYRIADPDEMYDIGFEEYLYGDGVVVIEWAELIKDILPHEFIWVKIRKNPELGLDAREIDIEFIGKKYEGYINRLKI; this comes from the coding sequence ATGAAGCAAATTAAAACTTATTCCCAGGATGAGACGGTGCAAGTCGGTAAGGCATTGGGCAGTATTTTGGAAAAAGGTGATGTGGTACTTTTAAGCGGAGATTTAGGTACCGGTAAAACTGCCCTTACAAAAGGTATTGCTTCTGCGTTAGGAGTAGAAGATTATATAACAAGCCCCACATTTACTATAGTAAATGAATATAGTGCAGAGGTACCTCTTTACCATTTTGATGTCTACAGAATTGCAGATCCTGACGAGATGTATGATATAGGTTTTGAGGAATATCTTTATGGTGATGGTGTGGTTGTAATTGAGTGGGCGGAATTGATAAAGGATATTCTGCCCCATGAGTTTATATGGGTTAAGATTAGAAAAAATCCTGAATTGGGTTTGGATGCAAGGGAAATAGATATAGAATTTATCGGGAAAAAATACGAGGGTTATATTAACCGATTAAAAATATAA
- a CDS encoding MFS transporter, with amino-acid sequence MMTILLVIIYASFISLGLPDSLLGSAWPSMYMDLQVSVSYAGIISIVVSCGTIISSFFSVKVIRRFGTGKVTAVSVLMTAIALLGFSVSRNFIFLCLLSIPLGLGAGSVDAALNNFVALHYKAKHMSWLHCFWGIGATIGPIIMSYCLNKRSWSSGYRTIGFIQCILVVILFVSLPIWKKVEKNQSDMNDGENSDLGFRELLKIKGAKFAFLAFFFYCSLESTCGLWGSSFMVFNRGISPEVAARWISLFYMGITFGRFISGFLMIKISCSKMIQIGQGIVTVSLLLMILPLGDMFLRIALFSTGVGCAPVFPCLIHQTPEKFGAKMSQAMIGVQMACAYTSITLMPPLFGLIADNISISLYPYFLFISLIFMIVMTEGLRKVDKAA; translated from the coding sequence ATGATGACAATTTTATTGGTGATTATTTATGCTTCTTTTATTAGTTTAGGGTTGCCCGATTCTTTGCTGGGGTCTGCCTGGCCGTCAATGTATATGGATTTGCAGGTTTCAGTATCTTATGCTGGGATTATTTCAATAGTGGTTTCATGCGGAACTATCATATCCAGTTTCTTCAGTGTAAAAGTGATACGCAGGTTTGGCACCGGAAAAGTAACAGCGGTAAGTGTACTTATGACCGCCATTGCCTTACTGGGGTTTAGTGTATCGAGAAATTTTATTTTTCTATGCCTGCTTTCTATACCGTTGGGTTTAGGGGCTGGTTCGGTGGATGCAGCTTTAAACAATTTTGTAGCCCTTCATTATAAAGCAAAACATATGAGTTGGCTGCACTGTTTTTGGGGAATCGGTGCTACAATCGGTCCGATAATTATGTCCTATTGCCTTAACAAAAGAAGTTGGAGTTCGGGATATAGAACTATTGGCTTTATTCAATGCATTCTGGTTGTTATTTTGTTTGTGTCATTACCTATATGGAAAAAGGTCGAGAAGAATCAATCGGATATGAATGACGGAGAGAACAGTGATTTGGGATTTAGGGAATTGCTTAAAATAAAAGGAGCAAAGTTTGCATTCCTTGCCTTCTTTTTTTACTGCTCTTTAGAATCAACCTGTGGATTGTGGGGAAGCAGTTTTATGGTTTTTAACAGAGGAATTTCGCCTGAAGTCGCAGCAAGGTGGATTTCACTGTTTTATATGGGAATAACCTTCGGACGTTTTATCTCGGGATTTCTTATGATAAAAATAAGCTGTTCCAAAATGATACAAATAGGGCAGGGAATTGTTACAGTTTCTCTCCTGTTGATGATACTGCCTTTAGGCGATATGTTTTTAAGAATTGCTTTGTTTTCAACTGGTGTAGGATGTGCACCTGTATTTCCGTGTCTGATTCATCAAACTCCTGAGAAGTTTGGTGCTAAAATGTCCCAAGCTATGATTGGAGTTCAAATGGCCTGTGCATATACAAGTATTACTTTGATGCCGCCATTATTTGGACTTATAGCAGATAACATTTCTATATCTTTATATCCCTACTTTCTTTTTATTTCGTTGATTTTTATGATTGTTATGACAGAAGGGCTGAGAAAAGTAGATAAAGCGGCATAA
- the tsaB gene encoding tRNA (adenosine(37)-N6)-threonylcarbamoyltransferase complex dimerization subunit type 1 TsaB, whose product MKVLAIDTSTVIAAVAVMDDEKLLGEYSINNKKTHSQKLMGMINEIMKNLDLKPADIDVFAASIGPGSFTGLRIGVTTAKAMAYAANKPVVGVPTLDALAYNIVTSKFVICPILDARNNQVFTALYEVKDGKLERTTEYMGIPVSELVQIIRQNDKKVIFTGDAVDLHKEYFMSELGENCEFAPLGSRLQRGASVAELAIMMAKEGKLTSSFELVPFYLRKSQAEREMEKKLCGKGEN is encoded by the coding sequence ATGAAAGTACTTGCTATTGATACATCCACAGTAATCGCAGCTGTTGCGGTAATGGACGATGAAAAGCTTCTGGGAGAATACTCTATAAATAATAAAAAGACTCATTCACAAAAGCTGATGGGTATGATTAATGAAATTATGAAAAATTTAGACTTAAAGCCAGCGGACATTGATGTATTTGCAGCATCCATTGGTCCTGGATCTTTTACGGGATTGAGAATTGGAGTTACTACTGCAAAGGCTATGGCTTATGCAGCCAATAAACCAGTTGTAGGGGTACCAACGTTGGATGCACTGGCATATAATATTGTTACAAGTAAATTTGTAATTTGCCCTATTTTGGATGCGAGGAACAACCAGGTTTTTACCGCGCTTTATGAAGTAAAGGACGGCAAACTGGAGAGAACCACTGAATACATGGGGATACCGGTTTCAGAACTGGTGCAGATAATAAGGCAGAATGATAAGAAAGTGATTTTTACAGGTGATGCAGTGGATTTGCATAAGGAGTACTTTATGTCGGAACTTGGAGAAAACTGTGAGTTTGCACCTTTGGGAAGCAGGCTTCAAAGAGGTGCATCAGTGGCTGAACTCGCAATTATGATGGCAAAGGAAGGAAAATTAACAAGCAGTTTTGAATTGGTACCTTTCTATTTGAGAAAATCCCAGGCGGAAAGAGAGATGGAAAAGAAACTGTGCGGGAAAGGTGAGAATTAA